The following is a genomic window from Streptomyces chrestomyceticus JCM 4735.
GGCCGGCCGGGTCCGCCGGGCCGAACGCGGTCTCCTCGGCGGGGAATTCGGCCGAGGCGGCGTGGAAGACCGCCTTCCCGGGGTGGTAGACGACGCCGTCAGGGTGGTGGGCGACGCGGTCGTCCGAGCGGTACGCGAAGTCGTCGTCCAAGTCTGAGCGGTACCCGATGGCATCGTCCGAGTCCATGCGGTACGCGATGTCGTCGGCGCCGAAGACGGCCCCGGGAGGGCGGAACGCCCCTTCAAGGCCCGGGTAAGAACTCTCCGGGTGGAAAACGGACTCGGCGGTCGGGAACCCGAAATCGCCGACGGGGAAGCCGGAGTCGCCGGCCGGGAAGACAGACTCGGCGGTCGGGAACACCGGGTCACCGGCGGGGAACACGGTCTCGCCGCCCGGGAACACGGCCGCCGGACCTCCGCCGCCTGCCACCGGGGGCTGCTCGGCGGTGGTGTCCCACAGCTCCGCCAGCTCGTGGCCCAGTTCCTCCACGACGGCGGCGTCCCATCCGTCGTCGGCCATCTCCTGGCCCAGGTACCCGTCGCGCGGGTAGTGCGGGTGGTGCGGGTACGGAATGCCGCCGGAGAAGGCGACGGACTCCTCCGTGCTCTGGCGTGGCAACCGGTGCCGTCCGGTACCGGGAGGCACGGGGACCCGCGGGGTGTCGTTCACAACAGCTCTCACAGGAATCGGTGGTGGCCGGTGGGGAAGGGGCCGGCCGACGCGCCGCCCGGCAGGGGCGGCGGGCGCCGGAGGGGCCGTTACCGGCCGTCCTTGATGCCGTCGAGGGCGGCCAGCAACTGTTCCAGCAGGTCGCCCGTGTATTCCAGCCGCACGCGCTGCCCGGGACGCAGCAGGTGGACGTCGGGGCGGACGTCGGGCGCGCTGCGGGGCACGGTCGAACTCAGCTTCCAGGAGCCGAGCTGTCGCGTGGGGGAAACGATCGTCTCAGTCATATGTCGTCAACGAATGCGCCTCACAGCGGGTGACTGCGGCATACGGGCGAATGAGAATTAAGATAACTAATTCCTCATAACGGTGCTTCGCCGAAGGAACCGGGAGCAGCCGCACCCGCACGAGTGGAACAGACCGGACACCGTACGGCGGCCCCATCGGACCGTCCCTCCGAGGCGCGCCACTGACCAGCGAAAACACCATAAAGGGAGAGTCGCCACCAAACAGCTAAATTCCCCGGCAAACCCGACACTTTCCCCGCATCGGCCCTACGGCCTTCACCGGACCGCCTCGCTTCCCGCACCTATCCGCCCATCAGTCCGCTCCCGCCAAGGGCGGGATGTTGCAGTGGAGACGGAAGATGTTGCCTGGCCGCCGAGCAGGCGCTCGCCCTCGACGGTGCCCCAGTGTGGATGATGCGGAAGTGACACACGTGGCGGCCATGCAGCGGTGCGGGGACAACCGGGGCGTCCGGGCAGGGGAACAGCGCCACCGAAGGGTTCATGATCTCGCCGAAGGTCCGCCGGACCGGCAGCAGGCGGTCTCCAACCCGGTGACGATGCCGAAGCTGTTCGCGACCGCCCAGCCGGGCCCGGAAGAGGTCCGGGTCGCTGTCCGGGGTGACGTGGCGTCCTCGATGCGGAAGGTCTCGCCTCTCACCAACCCACCCCCGCAACACCCCCTCCGTATGCCGATCCACGGGAAAGAACAGCTCGATCGCCAGCTCCGAGAGCGTGACATCGGCCGGTGCGCCGAGCGTGGCATTGCTGCTGAACATCGCCAGTTCCCCGTACGGAGTCCGGAACCGTATCGGCACCACCGCTTCACGAGGTCCGCGCTCCTGTGCCGGCGCCAGGGCCTCGTGCGCGGGCACCTCATAGGCATAGCCCGCGGCCATCAGCAGGCTGTTGCGTTCACGCAGCGGTACGTCCAGATAGTGGGCCAGGCGCAGCACCATCTTCTGGCTGGGCCGGGCGCGCCCGGTTTCCACACACGCCCCCACAGACCAGCCATGACCTCGAAGGTCAAGCCTCCCGCACACGTACGCACAAACCCACCTCCCCCCGACCACGCCCCCACACCCCCTCCCTTCCACCAACCCCTCTCCACCACCCACCCGACCCGCTAAGGTCACCATCGAACACACCGCCAACAGGCTGCGTAAACAGCACAGTTGACAGGGGCGGCAATGGTGATCGGCATGGCGGACGACGAAGAACCCCGCGGTCTGTTCGACGACTTCGGGGCCTTCCGCACCCCGACGACAGCGGACCTCACCGCCGTACTGACGAACGGCCTCGTCACCCCCGACGCGAACGTCCTGCTCAACCTCTACCGCTACACCGAACAGGCACGCGCCGACCTCCTCGACGCGCTCGGCGCCCTGGGAGACCGCCTCTGGGTTCCGCACCAGGCCCTCGTGGAGTTCTGGCGCAACCGCGAGAGCACCATCTCCGACGCCCGGTCGACCAGCGCTAAGGCCGCCCAGGAGATGACCGCGCACGCGCAGCAGGCGGTGCAGGCACTGCGTACCTGGGCCAACCGCGTGGCATTGAGCGACGAGGAGATCGAGCAGCTACGGGACCGGCTGAACGGGACCTTCGACGAGGTACGGAAGAAGATCACCGAGGTCGGCGAGGGAGAGTGGCAGCACATCAGCCACGACACCAGCGCCGACCCGGTGATCACCAGGCTGGAACAGGTACTGGCCCGCCGGGTCGGCAGGCCGTTCACGACCGAAGAGACCCCCGAACTGATCGCACTGGGGCGCCAACGGGTCGGAGACCGCGTTCCGCCCGGGTACATGGACGCCAAGAAGGACGGCGACGGCGCGGTCGGCGACTTCTTCGTATGGGAACAGTTGCTGCGCGAGGCGTCCCGGCGCCGGTGTGACGTCCTGTTCGTGACCGCGGACGCGAAGGAGGACTGGTGGCGCAAGGAGCGCGGCAACAACCGCGGCCCCCGCCCCGAGCTGACCACCGAACTCCGGTCCCGTTGCGGCAGCCGGCTGTTCCTGCTCTCCCCCAAGCAGTTCCTCGAAGTCGCCGCGCCCGTCCTGCGCTTGAGCCTCCAGGACGGTTCGGTCGAGGACATCGAGCGCGTCGAACGCATCGAGGCCGAGGACACGCACGGCGGATGGACCGCCGCGGCTCTCGAAGAGCTCTTCCGCGGGCTGTCGTACGAGGGCTACGGCGACCGCGTCGCCGTCATCCGCCACGCGGCCGAGATGGACGGCCATGTGGAGGCCGCGGCGGTCTACGACATCTGCGCCTACGACGACGACCGCAGCCTGCGCGGCTTCACCAAGCCGGTCAAACGCATCAGCGGCAACCTGCACGAACGCGGCCTCATCCCGGACACCGCGGTCCCGGTGCTCACCGCCGAGTACCAGAACGGCCCGGGCCGCGCCTCCGGCTTCCGCGTCCGCCCCCGCCTCGTCCCTCTTCTGAACGACGCCACGGACGACGAGTCGTAACCCGCACCCTTTTCGAACCGGCCAGGCACCCCACCACAAGACGGAAGGCCCGGCCGGCCCGCCCGCCGTACTGCTGCGGACGGGCCGGCCGGCCCCGATCACCGACCCGGCTCAGCCGTCGATCTTGACCTCGTCGTGCAGCCCCTTGGCGTCAACGCCCGGGTACATGCTCAGCGTGCCGTCGGCCCAGCGCACCACGACGTCGTTGGGCCGCTCGTTGGCGACGAAGGCACCGGCACCGACCACCGCGGCGTGCAGCCAGTCGGACCGCTGCGGCCGGATCTGCGTCTCACCGTGCAGACCCTCGGTGTCGACACCCTGGTAGATGGTGGCCTCACCGTCCGCCCAGCGCACCAGCAGATCCGCGGTCTTCCTGCCGCTGAACTCACCGGCGGTGACCTGCGCGGCGTGCTGCCACGCGCCATTCGTCTGCACCAGCGTCTTCTCGGCGGCCGGCTTGACGCCGTTGGTGTCCAGGTCGGGGTGGAGCGTGACCTGGCCGTCGTCCCAGACGACCACGAGGTCGTCACGCTGCGCGTTGGCCGTGAAGCGGCCCGCGGTGATCTGCGCGGCGTGGCCCCACGCCTTGTCGTTGGCCGGGGCGAGCTGCTTCTCCCCGTGGAAGCCGTTCTTGTCCACGTGGGTGTACTGGGTCAGCTCACCGTCGCTCCAGCGCACCACGAGCCCGTCCGACCCGTTGCCGAAGCTCGCCCCCGTGATCCCCTCCGCGAAGCTCCAAGCACTCTTCTTCCCACCGACACTGGGCGCCACGAGCTGGTATTCGGCGGAGAAAGGCCGCTTGGGGTCCTTGCCGTCCGAGCCCTCGTAGAGGGTCACCTCGGCGTCACTCCAACGCACCAGCATGTCCATGTGCCGGGCGCCACCCGCCGAACCACCGGTGAAGTACCCCGTGGCAATGTGCGTGGCCTTGCCCCACGGCGCGGAAGCACCGACACCGGCGACCGGCTTCACGGCGGACGCCTGAGATCCACCCGCGGCGGGCGCACCGCCGGCGGCCTGCGCCGGGGCGGCCCCAACCACCGCGCCGCCGGCCACCGCTACCGCGGTCATTGCCGTCATCAACGCCCTGCGAATACGCATGCTGTCCATTTTCCCTTTTCCTGAATCACGAATGAGGGTATGCGGGGTGGCATCGCATTTACCCGAGGCGACTGAGCCCCTGCCCAGTCCAAGCCCACAAGTTCGGGTCTACGACAACCAGTGGCCGAGATCCGTGCCGTCTACGCGGTCCGCCCAGACCATAGAAGTGGACAACTCCCGGAGAGCGCATCTCTTTCGGGGAGGTAGCGGAGCACTTCGGCAAGTTCAGGGGCAAAGCCCACACTCCCCGCAGATTCCACTACTCGGCTCGGCCATCGGGCTCTTTCCGCGCACCCTCAGGCCCCTCAGGGCCCGCAGCATCGACCGCAGTTGGCGAAGTTGCAGGCTCCATCCCAGCACGAGCGGCCGCCAGCCCGACGATCACGGCTGCCGGGGAGAGCCGGCCAACAGGCCCACTGAGCAGGTGCGTGCGGGTCCACGGCCTCGGCGCAACGCCCTCGCAAGGGCGAGGTGAACGACAGCCGGCCCACGAATGGCGAAGTAATGCCTATGTAAGCTATGCGCCCGCATCTCAGTCGAGCCCGACCGAAGCTCGCACAACTATCGAAGCGCACGTTTCGCGCATCCACCGGCCACCGGACGTGTGGTCACTTCCGCTCTCCCATTCCAGCGCTCACCCCAGGCCGCCCGGACCACAGAGGACTGGCGCCTGGAACTCCTGCCAGTGATTGAAAGATGAACAAGAAAGAGTTGACCGGATGAAACAGAGACGGTTTTCGCCGAGGACCGGATGGCCCCTCGGTGACGGTTTCCGCTCCCAAAGGGCCACATTCTGGCGGCGTGGCGCTTGTGCGACGTTACTGTCCGCGTCTTTGGTGACAGGGCTGCTTGGAGCGGGTCCTGCCCATGCCGCCCCTCCCGATCAGGATGACCTGATCTCGATGCGGGAGCAGCTGGTTGAAGCCTGGACCGAAGGTGGCGCCGGCATCAAGGCGGCGGCAGAGCAGGCGCTCCTGGGCACGGACGAGGACATCCAGAGGTTCTTCGCCGAGAAGGACGGTCTGGAGTTCGACGACAACTACATAGCTGCCAGCAAAATCCTCGGCACTTCAGGACCTGCGGTACGCGAGAGGGCCAAGGCCGCTCTGAAGGCCAGCAAGCGGGACAACCCAGAGCCGCTGCGTGCGTTCTTACGGGACGGTTGGCAGGAGCCGCTGCGGCAGGACAACGAGGTCGAAGCCTCGCGGGTCATCAACTTCGGCGGCTACGGGGTCAGGGAGGCCGGCAAGGTCGCGTTGAAGGGCGGCCCCGAGGCCGTCACCGCCTTCCTCGACAAGGGCCAGTACGAAGCGCGCCGCCAGGACAACGAAGTTGAGGTTTCGGCGCTGATCAACTCGGGCGGCCCGGCCGTCAAGGCGGCCGGCAAGGTGGCGCTCAAGGGCACGGCCGAGGACATCGCTGAGTTCCTGGAGATCGGGCAGTTCACCGCGCGCAACCGCGACCAGGAGCACGCCACCATCGCCGAGCTGGCCGAGCAGGCCACCTTGGCCGGCAAACGGGCCGCGAATGAAACGGACAAGGCCAAGGACGCCGCCGACCGCGCCATCAAGGCATCCGAGGCCGCCAAGGAAGCCGCCGCCGAGGCGGCGAAGCAAACCGAGCTGGCCAAGAACGACTCCAAGCGTGCGGCCGTCAAGGCCAAGCAGGCCGCCGACGCAGCCCGCGGCGCGGCCGCGGCGGCCCAGCACGCCATCGGTGCGGCCAACGCCGCCAACCGCGCGGCACGCATCGCCGCCATGGCCGCAGCCCAGACCGCCGCGGCCGCCACCAACGCGGCCAACGCCGCCAACGACGCCTACAACGCCTCCATCGCGGCGGCCTCCGACGCGGGCAAGGCCCAGCACGCCCGGGACATGGCCAAGAAGGCGCACGATGCGTCCAAGATGGCCCGCAACTCCGTCGAAGCCGCCAAGAAGGCCAGTGCGGCCTCCCGAGAGTCCGGCAACGCCGCCCGAGCGGCCCTGAGCGCCAGTGACAACGCCGATGCGGCGGCCGACTCCGCCGAGCGCGCCAACCGCTTCGCCGACGAAGCCGGCGTTCACTCCGGCGAGGCCAGGAACGCCGCGATCGAAGCGCGCCGGCACGCGAACGAGTCCCGGCGCGCGGCCAACGCCGCCCAGGCGCTGGCCAACCGCTCGGCCGATGCCGCCGACGAGGCCCGGGCGGCCGCAGAGTCGGCGGCCAACCACGCCGAGAAGGCCGCGCTGGCGGCGGACGAAGCCGCCAAGCACGCCGGCGAGGCGGCCGACGCCGCAGCGGAGGCCACCAAGCACGCCAAGGCCGCCGAGGAAGCCGCCAAGGCGTCCGACGCCGCCGCCACGGCCGCGCAGAAGGTCTTCGACATCGCCCGCGCCACCGAGGCCGAGGACCTGGCCACCCGTACCGCCGCCGCCATCGAGGGAGCCCGCAGCGACAAGGCCCAGGTCGCCGAGATGACCTCCGCCTCGGCCGCCGCCGCGGTCGACGCCAAGTCGCTGGACACCACCGCCGCCGAACTCGCCGCCGAGGCCGCCAAGCCCGACGCGGACACCAAAGCTCTCGTCACCAAGGGGCGGGCTTTGGCGATGAAGGCGCTGAAGACGCGCGGCCCCTGGAGTCAGCAAGCTGCCACCCTCGCTCTCTCGGGTTCTGACGAGGACGTGCTGGAGTATCTGCGCAGTGGGTGGCAGAAAGCCGGCCTGGACGAGATACGCGAGCGGGTCTTCGAGCTGAGCACCCAGAGCCCCTACGAGGTGGTGCGCACCGCTGCCGCCGCGGCGCTCAAGGGCTCGGACCAGCAGGTGAGGGACTTCTACACCACGGGGCAGTACGAGGTGGCCGTCACCGACCTGACCGTGCGCGTCTCGCAGATCAACAATGCCGGCGGGCCAGGCGTCAAGGAAGCGTCCAAGGCGGCGCTGAAGGACGGGCGGGGCAAGGTGCTGGCAGCGTTCATCGCCACCGGCCAGTACCTGGCCCAGCGTTCGGACGAGGAGGTCACCGCCTCCAAGCTGGTCAATGCCGGCGGTCCGGAGGTCAGGGCGGCCGCCAAGGTCGCGCTGGCGGGTCCGGCGGAGGAGGTGCACGACTTCGTCCAGCTGGGCCAGTACATGGCCGACCGCAAGGACACGCTCGCCGCCACCCACATCGCCCAGGTGCAGCGCCTGGTCGCCGAAGCGGGCATCGTCGCCGCCGAGGCCCAGCGCAACCGCTGGATCGCCGCCCAGGCCGCGGCCCGCGCCCATAATGCCTCCGACGAGGCCGCCAAAGCTGCCGACGAGGCCAAGAAGAACGCGAAACTCGCCGACGGGTACCGGATCGACGCCGACAAGGCCGCCGACAGCGCCGAAGCCAGCGCCGCCCAGGCCGCCAGATCCGCCAAGGTCGCCCGCAACGCCGCCGACAACGCCCAACGCGACGCCGCCGCCGCCGAACAGTCAGCAGCCCAAGCCGAATTCTCCGCCAACTATGCCCGTAACTCGGCCAAGTTCGCAGATGACGCCGCTGCCGATGCCCGGGAGTCCGCGCTGGAAGCCGGAAAGAGCGCCGAGGAGGCTTCCTCCCTGGCTTCTCAGGCTTGGACAGAGGTGAAGAAGAAACGGGAGGCCGAAGAGGCCGAGGCGCGCCGCAAGGCGGAAGAAGAGCGCAAGCGGAAGGAGAAGGAGCAGTCCGAGCAGAAGATCTGCTACGAGCACCCCACCCGTGAACTTGCCGTCCTGCCCTGCCTGGCCGCCGGCGGCAAGCTCAAGCAAGTCGAGCCCAACCCCATCGTCTCCGCGATCGTATGGGAACTCGCCGACATCGACACGGCCCTGAACTGCGTCAAGGACCCCAATCTCGCCGACTGCGGCTCCTTCCTCATCGGCGTCACCCCCTGGGGCAAAGGTGTCAAACTCGCCGGTAAGTTCGCCATCAAATACGGTGGCGAAGTCGTTGAAAAGGTCGCCAAGAAAGTACGCAAATGGACGGGGCGCGGATGCAAATGCTTCCTCGCCGGCACCAAAGTACTCATGGGTGACAACTCGACGAAGAACATAGAGACGGTGCGGAAAGGCGACTTCGTCACGGCCACCGATCCCATGAGTGGCAAGACGGCTCCTCATAAAGTGACCGCAGTGATCGTGACCGACCACGACAAGCGCTTCAATCGCCTCACCATGGCCACACCTCAGGGTCGGGCCAATCTGACGGCTACGAGTGACCACCCTTTCTGGTCGCCCTCGCAAAATGGATGGCTCAAGGCCACTGAACTGCGGAGGGGAATGACCCTCAGGTCAGCTGACGGATCCTCGGTCAAGGTGATCGACAATCACCCGTTCGCCGGGAATGCCCGCACCTACAACCTGACCGTGGACGACTTGCACACGTACTATGTGCTTGCCGGGAAGACATCGGTCCTGGTGCACAACAGCGCCGACCCTGCATCGTTCGAGAACCTCATCCCTGAAGACAAGCCCGACTGGTTCAAGCCGATCGCGCCCGGCACCGTCTTGATTCGATCCGGCAATTACGCGTACGTGGTACTCGAAAGCGGCGAACTGGTCATCGGCAAGAGAACCGCAGGCCACGTCAGCTTGGCCAAGGGAGGTAAGGTGCTGGCTGCGGGAGAGTTCAAGACCAAGGGTGGACAAATTGTCTACCTGGACAATAAGTCCGGACATTATCGGCCGTACGGAGAGAACGCACAGAAGGCTGCCATAGACGCCTTCAACAGAAATGGACTTCACTCCGATGGAAAATACATCGCCGCATGGGAAGCACCCCACTGCTGACCCGGTCGAAGCGCTGCGGAATTGCGCCCTGGCGCTCACAAAGAGAGCTCACGAGTCATGCGGAACCGAGGCCCTCGAACCGGACCTCGAACGCGCACTCGAAATACTCCGAGCGACCCCGGAAATGAGGCAAGAACTTGAAACGGAGCTGATTTCCCTCATCGACCCAGCCAGAGAAGGCATAGTCGAGCTGGTGGCTTTCACCATGCACGAGTTGCGGTGGCCTCGAATAGAGCAGGAGATCAGGGGAAGGGTCACCGGAAACATCGGGAACGTCAGCAACATCCGACTGTACGAAGCGATGCTGGACGCTTTCTCTGACTCATGGAGCGACCGCGACCTCTATGAGAGGTTTAGCAGCCAGTAAAGACGTCACCGTACAGCAGAGCACGAGGCCGAGCACTGCCATGCGGCGCTAGGTCGACCATCCTGGTCAAGGTGGCCCCGCCGGTACCCACCGGCGGGGCCACCTTGACAGCGAACTCTTCGTGCCGGCAGTCCCCTGAATCACACGGGTCTCATCCACGTCCGCCAAGTTAATCACCAGTGATTGGCGGTTTCCGGCTTCCGTCAACGCTGCCCTTGAAGCTCCACCCCGTCAGCCGGCGGCCGACCGCTGCAGTTCAACTATCGTCCGGTCCAGCGTCGCGACGTAGGCATGAAACTTCCCCTTGAGTTGAAGCCCTTCGTCCGAGTCGGTGCGCGCCGAAGCAAACGAGCTGAGCAGACCCTTGATCTTGCGGGCGTGCTCGTCCAGATCCGGGATGCCCGAGGCGCTCAGGTCACCGTGGCCGACCTGGTCCGCATATCCAGCGATCTGACAGTCGATGTCGAACAGATCGAAACCCCGGCCGACAGCTCCCCGGGTTTCGGACGGTCAGGGTAGGGCAAGGCAAAGAATTCCTGATAAGCGTCCCGGAAGCCGGAGCGTGGGCGAAGGCGTGCGGCCGCTTCTTCCAGGTCCAGTAGCGGGGGTTGTTCGAGCCGCCGGAGTCGGCCGTGATCAGCAGCCGGATGGCGCGCGGGTGGTCGAGTCGTCCGCGTCGGTGCCACCAGCGACGGATGGACTCCACGGCGCACGCAGCGGTGTCGTGGTCGGTCCCGATGTTTACCCAGCCAGCGTTGGTGGCGAGGTCGTAGACACCGTAGGGCACGGCAACCGGCTGGCCGTCGGCGATGAGGTGGCAGTGGCAGTCCACCTTGATCGGATCCTTGCCTGGGCGCCAGGTGCGTCCGGGCCGGTCGCGGTTGCCGATCCACGCTTTGGCCTTGGTGTCAACGCTGATCACCGGCTGATCGGCGCTGAGGAAGGCAGCGGCGGCGGCCTTGATGTGGGTGAACTGGGCGTTACGGTCCGGATGGCGGGATCCCTCGGTGGTTTTGGCGGTGCCTTGCAGGCTGTAGCCCATCTTGTGCGGGAGATGCCCGACGACGGTTGTGGCACTGACCGGGTGGCCCTGGGCGGTCAGGGTCTGGGCCAGATTGCGCAGCGGCCGTGTGGTCCAGCGAAGCGGGGAGACAGATCGCCGCGGGCGTGCGGCTCGATCAGCGCTTCAAGGTCCGGCAGCAGGCCGGGGGCGGTCGTTGTCAGCGGCTTGCGGCCGGCTCCTGGGACACGGATGCGGCGGGTTGGCGGGAACGGCGCGACCAGCTCGGTGATGCCGCGGGCGATGGTGGCGGTGCTGGTGCCGGAGACTGCGGCCACCACACTGATCCCGCCGTGGCCGACCACGACGGCCTCGTCGGCCAGGTAGAGCCGGCGACGCCGTTCATCGAGGCGCGGGAGGATGTGATCGGGTTTGGCCTGCAGTGCGGTAGTCGGGATGCGATGTCGCGGAGGCGTAGTCATGCCCCAGCCTCCTACTGCGTCCGGACCCACAGATCAATCCTGACAGTGATTTACGTACGAGCCCTGGGCAAGCGGGCCAACTGCCAGGCCGCGGTGAGCGTGCACGCCGCCACCGCCCAGGCATCCTGCCCCCTGCAGTGACGCCTGTTTCTGTCCAAGGAGTGGGCCGACGATCCCCAACGCCGCACTGCGTGCAAGGTGCCGGCCCACATCGGGCACCGCGAGAAGTGGCTGCTCGCGCTGGACGCCCTTGAGGACCTCATCACCTGGGGCATCCCGCCACGGGTCGTGCTCGCCGACGCGGTGTACGGGGTCGACGCCGCCTTTCGTGGCGCACTCTCCGGCCGGGCCCTGGACCGTGTGCTGTCCGTCGGTTCCGGCGCCACCACCCACCCCTTCGACGCAGTCCCCGAGGCGCCCGCCCGTAAGGGCGCGAACCGCTGCCGGCCTCAGCCCCGCTACCGCTGGACCCCACTGGCCGTGGCCGCGCACGCCGTCGGCCTGGGATGCTGCGGCTTCAGCGCAGTCACCTGGCGGCAGGGCTCGCGCGGCCCGAGGCGCTCGCACTTCGCGGCTCTGCGGGTCCACCCGGCCTGCAACTCCGTCATCCGCCCGCTCAGAGCCCGGGCCGCGGCCGAGCAGGGCTGGTGGGACGGCGTTCTGCCCGGCCTGTGGCTACTGGCCGAGTGGCTGACCGCGGCGGAAGCACCCACCGAGTACTGGTTCTCGAACCTGCCCGCCGATACCGGCCTGGGACTCGACCACTTCGAAGGACGCTCCTGGCCGGGCCGGCGCCATTACGTCGCCCTGGCCACCGCCGCCCACGCCTTCCTCACCGAACAGCGGCTCTCACCAAATAACGACAGGCACAC
Proteins encoded in this region:
- a CDS encoding DUF2637 domain-containing protein, coding for MPRQSTEESVAFSGGIPYPHHPHYPRDGYLGQEMADDGWDAAVVEELGHELAELWDTTAEQPPVAGGGGPAAVFPGGETVFPAGDPVFPTAESVFPAGDSGFPVGDFGFPTAESVFHPESSYPGLEGAFRPPGAVFGADDIAYRMDSDDAIGYRSDLDDDFAYRSDDRVAHHPDGVVYHPGKAVFHAASAEFPAEETAFGPADPAGRAAPVSGAHADRDTATVGWSWRRLLSASSVLMTAVIAIAVAGLGAVASYPSLRAIAAGVAPSGIAELWPLLIYGPWVVATLSILRARAYRRRTLHSWAVVIFFAAVATLLCIARVHPSPAGIAVAGLPPLTVLLCFHQFVRQLDLATAPPPAARHAQSNRGQHRHRSAG
- a CDS encoding helix-turn-helix domain-containing protein — translated: METGRARPSQKMVLRLAHYLDVPLRERNSLLMAAGYAYEVPAHEALAPAQERGPREAVVPIRFRTPYGELAMFSSNATLGAPADVTLSELAIELFFPVDRHTEGVLRGWVGERRDLPHRGRHVTPDSDPDLFRARLGGREQLRHRHRVGDRLLPVRRTFGEIMNPSVALFPCPDAPVVPAPLHGRHVCHFRIIHTGAPSRASACSAARQHLPSPLQHPALGGSGLMGG
- a CDS encoding PIN-like domain-containing protein, translating into MADDEEPRGLFDDFGAFRTPTTADLTAVLTNGLVTPDANVLLNLYRYTEQARADLLDALGALGDRLWVPHQALVEFWRNRESTISDARSTSAKAAQEMTAHAQQAVQALRTWANRVALSDEEIEQLRDRLNGTFDEVRKKITEVGEGEWQHISHDTSADPVITRLEQVLARRVGRPFTTEETPELIALGRQRVGDRVPPGYMDAKKDGDGAVGDFFVWEQLLREASRRRCDVLFVTADAKEDWWRKERGNNRGPRPELTTELRSRCGSRLFLLSPKQFLEVAAPVLRLSLQDGSVEDIERVERIEAEDTHGGWTAAALEELFRGLSYEGYGDRVAVIRHAAEMDGHVEAAAVYDICAYDDDRSLRGFTKPVKRISGNLHERGLIPDTAVPVLTAEYQNGPGRASGFRVRPRLVPLLNDATDDES
- a CDS encoding polymorphic toxin-type HINT domain-containing protein gives rise to the protein MREQLVEAWTEGGAGIKAAAEQALLGTDEDIQRFFAEKDGLEFDDNYIAASKILGTSGPAVRERAKAALKASKRDNPEPLRAFLRDGWQEPLRQDNEVEASRVINFGGYGVREAGKVALKGGPEAVTAFLDKGQYEARRQDNEVEVSALINSGGPAVKAAGKVALKGTAEDIAEFLEIGQFTARNRDQEHATIAELAEQATLAGKRAANETDKAKDAADRAIKASEAAKEAAAEAAKQTELAKNDSKRAAVKAKQAADAARGAAAAAQHAIGAANAANRAARIAAMAAAQTAAAATNAANAANDAYNASIAAASDAGKAQHARDMAKKAHDASKMARNSVEAAKKASAASRESGNAARAALSASDNADAAADSAERANRFADEAGVHSGEARNAAIEARRHANESRRAANAAQALANRSADAADEARAAAESAANHAEKAALAADEAAKHAGEAADAAAEATKHAKAAEEAAKASDAAATAAQKVFDIARATEAEDLATRTAAAIEGARSDKAQVAEMTSASAAAAVDAKSLDTTAAELAAEAAKPDADTKALVTKGRALAMKALKTRGPWSQQAATLALSGSDEDVLEYLRSGWQKAGLDEIRERVFELSTQSPYEVVRTAAAAALKGSDQQVRDFYTTGQYEVAVTDLTVRVSQINNAGGPGVKEASKAALKDGRGKVLAAFIATGQYLAQRSDEEVTASKLVNAGGPEVRAAAKVALAGPAEEVHDFVQLGQYMADRKDTLAATHIAQVQRLVAEAGIVAAEAQRNRWIAAQAAARAHNASDEAAKAADEAKKNAKLADGYRIDADKAADSAEASAAQAARSAKVARNAADNAQRDAAAAEQSAAQAEFSANYARNSAKFADDAAADARESALEAGKSAEEASSLASQAWTEVKKKREAEEAEARRKAEEERKRKEKEQSEQKICYEHPTRELAVLPCLAAGGKLKQVEPNPIVSAIVWELADIDTALNCVKDPNLADCGSFLIGVTPWGKGVKLAGKFAIKYGGEVVEKVAKKVRKWTGRGCKCFLAGTKVLMGDNSTKNIETVRKGDFVTATDPMSGKTAPHKVTAVIVTDHDKRFNRLTMATPQGRANLTATSDHPFWSPSQNGWLKATELRRGMTLRSADGSSVKVIDNHPFAGNARTYNLTVDDLHTYYVLAGKTSVLVHNSADPASFENLIPEDKPDWFKPIAPGTVLIRSGNYAYVVLESGELVIGKRTAGHVSLAKGGKVLAAGEFKTKGGQIVYLDNKSGHYRPYGENAQKAAIDAFNRNGLHSDGKYIAAWEAPHC
- a CDS encoding transposase, which produces MSKEWADDPQRRTACKVPAHIGHREKWLLALDALEDLITWGIPPRVVLADAVYGVDAAFRGALSGRALDRVLSVGSGATTHPFDAVPEAPARKGANRCRPQPRYRWTPLAVAAHAVGLGCCGFSAVTWRQGSRGPRRSHFAALRVHPACNSVIRPLRARAAAEQGWWDGVLPGLWLLAEWLTAAEAPTEYWFSNLPADTGLGLDHFEGRSWPGRRHYVALATAAHAFLTEQRLSPNNDRHTGVRFWSVNRTLSARGGQLRDRGGHAHLHVMSMPLRSTGLMTPGVGNPKPARAGEHLAGAVREARGGSGREGPRPGTGAPGRGGSGWGRNRLREPRPGTGEHLAGAVRGPGRWGPGGAGRAAREGAGVGSGAGGYRSFRFTAEARAA